TTCAAGGATTACCCCCAGAAAGGGAAAGGGCAATTCTTAATATTCTCCGCTTAGGGCTCCTTGGGCAGACACGTTTTTGAGGCACTAAGAGAGCCATTTGTTCCCATTCTAAATGGCTAAAATGCTTTCTGAGGTCTGCTTTTCATCCCTTCGTTCCCTCTCTTGTTTCCAGGCTGTCTGTACACTTTGCCTATCTGATAAGATACTGACAACCCCGCTCCACTTTCCAAGTTCCTGGAAGCCTGACAGAGAATCTTGGGGGGGCTTCGGAATGCTTTCCACGCGGCGAGCATCTCCGCCGGGTGCTGGTCTTACTTCCTGGTTCtcaggaaaagatatttcatttcGTAAACGGGTTCTCGGAACACACCGCCCGGGAGTTGAGAAATTCCAGGCGCGGTCTGACCGAGCCACCAGGTGACGTCTCTTCTCGCCCCACGGTCCTCCACAGGTACCACTAACTTTCTGATCCCCAGGGACCCACCCACGTCTTCATCCTGGAGCAATTGCTGCCCACGCAACCTACTTCCTCTCTACCTTTTCTCACTTGGGCTGAAGATAGGCGATTTTCCTTCCGAACCGTCCCTCCACAACCCTGGGACAGAGGGGCCGAGGCCGGGACGCGGACCTCGGACACCTCGCGGAGAAGGTGGCGCGCACGGCCGGAATCCCTTACCTGCCCAGGCGCTGGGagcggggggcgggcggggcgccgcggggcTGAGCCAGCGGTCGAGGAACCCGGGCCCTAGGGACGGCTGGGGCAGGCTCAACCCGTCAggccccgcccagccccgccccgtCCCCACCCCCGTCCCGCCCTCTTCCTCTTTGTGCCTCTAGGCGGCTCCACACCGTGAGAAATTCCGGGCCTCTTTTAAGGCTCTTCTTTAAGTGGGAGCCTGGCCCTTTAAATAGTCCGTGTCGGAGGCCATTTTAAGGCTTCCGGTCATGCGCACAGCGTAGTTCAGAGGAATGCCTTCACCTGGACGTAAGGTAGGCCGGGTTGAGTTTCTTGCGCCAAGTGGGGCTTGTGTATGGGTCGATGACAAGATAGGCATTGGGACCCTGCCCCTTTGTCCCCAAGAGGAGGGCGACCTGAGCTAGTATCGCGCCTTGGGGtaggcggggctgggggaggagaagaagCCGGTGGAGCTGCTGGCTGTATCCGGGGTACTTTTCAATGCGCCTGAAGGCTACGCAGAAGGGGACGTTAGTCCTGCTGGTTGGTGGCAGAAGTAGGAAGTAGGAGTGAGTTAGGCGGAGCAACGGCAGTGGAAGGAACTGGAGGCGCTACTGGCCTTTTTTTTAACACCCTCCCAGACTCTGCCCTTAGCCAGCACTTTCCCAGCTTCGGGTCAGCCAGACTACCCCCTTTCTGCCCCGCAAGCTCTTCAACGCATCTGTTGCCTGGGAACACTGCACGTGTGTGCTTAACTCCACGTGGGTTCCTTGGCGGCCTTTCAGCACGGTTCCACTCTTACTGAGATGCTTGGTTGTAATATTTCCCTCATCATTGTATTCTCCTCAGGTTGTTCTACCTATGCCACTAGCTTAGAATGTCTTCATATCTTCTTCCTTTTACTGGGTAAAGAGTaggtcatttttctttccaagaCCAATCCAGCAGCTGAGCTTTTGATCACGTCTCATTGCTTTCCAACTCTTCAAACTCTTAATCAGATTCATCCTGTGCAGTGCTACCAGTCATCTTACTAAAACATCTTTTTGGATTGTGTCATTTTCCTATTCAAACACCTCCAGTGGCCATCCATTGACCACTCAGTGGATTCTAAGTCCCTGACAAGGTGTTCAGTATCTTACCTTGTTCGGCACTAATCCAGCTGTATTTTCCAGAACTGTACTAGAAAACACTTTCTCCTACTGCTCTGTATCTGGACTCTTCAGTTTTCTCTAACACATTGCATATGTTGTTTGTGCATCACTTATGATAGGTCTTTGACTCATTTCTGCCTCCTGAACTGTTTTGAAGACTTGGCCACTTCTTGCGTATGCCTTTACTGATTATTCTAGACAAaagtgattttttctttcttccttttcactcTTACAGCTCTTTATTTGTACTAGCTGTTTCGTTTATTCAACAGTCAGTATTGATTAtgtgcctactatgtgcttgaCACTGTTCTAATTGTGAGATAATCAGTGAATAAGGCTGACAAGGTTCTTGTTCTCATGGAGCAAACATTCTAGTTGGGGGAGGTATACAATAAATAGTGAAGAAAATTATTAGACAGAAAtgctatgcagaaaattaaataGGATTTTGTGAAAAATAGTGGCTTGCTGGTTCCTCTGGATTATTGGTCAAGGAAGACCTCTTTGAGGATGTTATTGAGGAAGTACTGATTTAATCAACAGGAACAGTTGGCACAAAGGAACTGAAGAAGGCCAGTGAAGCAGGAGTGTAGTGGATAATGGGAAAAAGGTACAAGATAAATTTGGAGAATAGACAGAGTCCAGGATCTTAGAAGTCTTCGGAAGCCAGGGTAAgtaatttggattttattataaatgtgattAGAGGGTTTAAAAAGGGGTTGTGATATGatttaatttaccttttaaatCATCATTCTGGCTACTCTGTGGAGAGCAGACTATAGTGGACTAGTAATAGAAGCAGAGATTAGAGACCTTCACAGTGTATAAGAATTTCTGGAATGGAAGTCCTAAAGTAGAGGTGACAAAAGGACAGCAGGAATAATCAGAGAGCCGGATGCTTAAAGGTGATGCAACTTTTGGTGATGAGAAAGTCAAAGCTATGACCGAGATGAAGTGGAAGTGGTGTGAGGTTGAGATTGAGGAACTGAGGGACTGCGATGTTAAATGGATGATCCATATGGATGGTCATGGAGGTCATGCTGGATAGTAGATTTTAAGCCTGGTATTAAAGTCATCAGTGAATGAAGAAGAATTGTCATGGGACCAGAGAGAGTATGGCAGCAAATAGTACAGCCTGATGGCATGAACTTCAAAGGAAATGGGATTTGGGGAGGTAGAGGAGGAAGAAATGGTTTGGAAGTAGCAGTGGcaaacatagaaaatatttacaacctCCAGATCCCAAGGTGggtatgaaaggaaaaatagccTTCACATGAGAGGGCTACAGAAGAAGCAGCTTGGGGAAAATAGCCAGGTTTCATTAGGGCAAGAAACTGGGGAGACTGTGCAGGAAATAAAGGAAtgagggaaaataaatatatcctaTATATTCCCTAGGAATTTAGGATATAGAGAATTTGCTGTGATTTCTACATGACATATTAGAAAGGATGGTGTggaggtggttttctaaattggttCAGATTAGTAGAATACACTGTAGAAATGGGGTGAAGGTCCAGATGATGAATTTCCTGGAGAGTGTGGTTAACACAAAGAACGGAGTAGTACTGGTCCCctgagcattttatttttcctgaatctCCCATCTGGTAGCCATGGGTTGTGTGAAGAATGAGTGAAGTTGGCTTCAAGAAGGTTTGtaaaggtttttttctctctaatgCCAGAGAGAGATGGTTGGAATTTTTCTCTGGGTCAGCCGCAAAAGTTTGTATCTGTAAAAGTTTGTATCTGGCTTTCAAGAAGGTTTAAGGTCTAGGGTTAATTTAAGCCTACCTAGAAACCTAATCACATTGCAAGTTGGTTTTAGAACTTCATTTATCTATCAATTTGGACTATTTCTTCCTGTCTTCTCCTCATCCCTTCTTCCATCCCTATCTcttcatatataaatatctagCTACAGATTCTCTGGAATTAGCTGGAAATTTTAGTTTTCAGGGATGGAGTTCAGACAAATCATTGTAAACAGGCGTATGTTCTAGTCTCTTCTTTGTAAGACTACAGATGGTATTTTAAAAGTGAACTTGAAACTTAACCCATTTTAATCCTGGAATTTTAATAGATGGAAGCCTGGAGTGGGTGAAGAGTCAAGGTGCAAATCACCAGATATCTCGGTATAAGAGAGTCAAAATACACatgatatatagaaataaattagatTAGTAATGTCTTTTAAGGGGACTCAGGAttggaagggagaaggagaaggagaattaaataaatctttcaaacctatttctttttttgttatccagaatttttctttctggtaaTTGACcacctctttgtttcttttataggCATTGTTATTTGAGAATGGAAGAGGATACAGATTTTAGAATCAGGTTTAGTTCTCTGTGTTTCATTACAGATCACGTTGGATTTCATGGCACCATAAAAAGCTCACCAAGTGACTTTGTTGTTATTGAGATTGATGAACAGGGACAGTTAGTTAATAAAGCCAGTGATGAACCTATTCACAAGGTTAATAAAATACTACCTGGGCCAAATAatttggccaaaaaaacaaacctagaTCCTCAAAATTTATCCTTTGAAGAGAGAAGCAATCAAGAAGTCAATACTTTGGCTGGGTGCTCTGGTGATGACCAGAATTATGAGCCTGGTTCAGAAAAGGAAGATACTATCGAAGATGGAACTTCCAAAGGTGAAGAAGAAAACATTGATGTGTTAGGATCCTTGTTAGATGAAAAAACTAATGAATTACTGAATCGGTTTGCCTGTGATGTAAAAGAGAAGTGGAATTCTAAAACTGAACTAATTGGACCATCTTCTGAATTCTCATTAGGCAGAATCCTTGACAAAAACCAGAGGGCTATTTTGCATAGTGCTATTAGGcagaaatttccttttttaataactGTAGGAAAAAACAGTGAAATTGTTGTAAAACCAAATCTTGAGTNNNNNNNNNNNNNNNNNNNNNNNNNNNNNNNNNNNNNNNNNNNNNNNNNNNNNNNNNNNNNNNNNNNNNNNNNNNNNNNNNNNNNNNNNNNNNNNNNNNNNNNNNNNNNNNNNNNNNNNNNNNNNNNNNNNNNNNNNNNNNNNNNNNNNNNNNNNNNNNNNNNNNNNNNNNNNNNNNNNNNNNNNNNNNNNNNNNNNNNNGACCAGGTTTAATTGGCCTGTATCCTACGTGAAGGATGGCAAGGTGTTTCAGATGGTCCTGTTTTATAAGTAAACAGCacagcatttaaaatataaacagcaaCTCAGATTTGCACAAATGTGTGTATCTGGCACAGAAACAATGTACTATGTAGGGAACTCTGTGATGTAAGTGAAAAGAGTTTGGACCTTGGAGCTATGtgggttttattttacattacttTAGTTCATAAAAAGGATCTATGAACTTTTTAATATCTTTGGGACTTAGTTTCCataaatgtaaaactggaaagaataataccatgggcaagttacttaacaatTCATAACTTTTGGTTGTACTTTAAAATGGGGTAGTAGTAAAGCCTAATTCACAATGATACTGCTAAGGATTAGATGAAATAATGAATGCAAATGTTTAGTATGTAATCGTTTTTCAAATGTTCGTGTCTTCTGTCTTGGAAATTTGTCCAGTTGTATGACTTACTTTTCATGAAAAGCTGCTAGTATAGGAGTTGACACGTGAGGCCATGCAATAAATGTTAACAGATAAATCTgttttgaaggaaaaacaaaactagtTTTACACGTGGGGAGAGAATTGCTGATCAGTGTTTTAAGCAGGTGTAGATTTTGTACGACTTGAAATTCTAACAGTATTTGAATTAATGAACCAAAAAATTGTGGAAACTTTTATATATTAGTTTAAATTAGTTTTACCAAAACTATGAATAATTGGAGAGACATGTTCAAGAGAGGAATTGATGGTTCACCAGAAGATAGTATGAAGATACTGGGGATACCTATAAGtacaagaacaaagaaaaagacaaagataaactTTGCTTATCCCAGATATTGCTTAGGCCAGCCCTTTTGTAAGAACAAACATAGTTCATATAAAAAAATTCCTTAATAAGTAGACCTACCTAAAAAATAGAACacttaaaaaaaccttttatttttattgttataaaatatacataacataaactttatcattttaaccatatttaagtgtacagtttaatggcattaagtacattcacgttgttgtacaACTATCACTGCCATCATCTCACAGACTCTTTTTCATCTCCTCAGACTGAAACTGTATGTCTGTTAGACAATAACTCTCTATTCCCTTCTCCCCCTAGCCCTCTCctctaggtatctcatataagtggaatcatacaacttttgt
The Globicephala melas chromosome 10, mGloMel1.2, whole genome shotgun sequence genome window above contains:
- the LOC132598018 gene encoding pseudouridylate synthase PUS7L-like, whose translation is MEEDTDFRIRFSSLCFITDHVGFHGTIKSSPSDFVVIEIDEQGQLVNKASDEPIHKVNKILPGPNNLAKKTNLDPQNLSFEERSNQEVNTLAGCSGDDQNYEPGSEKEDTIEDGTSKGEEENIDVLGSLLDEKTNELLNRFACDVKEKWNSKTELIGPSSEFSLGRILDKNQRAILHSAIRQKFPFLITVGKNSEIVVKPNLEFNWPVSYVKDGKVFQMVLFYK